The stretch of DNA CCGCCTTCTGCCCGGCGTCGTGGCTCAGCAGGAGCGACGCCTCCGCAGACGCCGCATGCTCCAGCTCGGCGAGCGGGGTGCGGTGCGTGAGCGTGGCGACGACACGGATGCCCATCTGTGCGAGAACCCCTTTCACCCAGTCCAGATCGGCGATCCAGGTCGGATTGGCATTCGCGTGGGGGGCGATGAGGCAGACGGAGTTCGGGATCTTCTCGCCGCTCCTGTTCACGAGATGCTTCAGCATCGCGTCCAGGGCGATATCGATGCCGTCGTACTGCGACCCCCGGAAGCCGGCGCACTCGATCGGGATGAGCCTGAACTTCAATTCGGGCTGCAGGGTCTCGCAGACCGCGACGATGTCGTCGCCGACGATCTCCGGGCCGCAGGCGCTGAGCACGAAAAGGGCGGAGATGGGGAGGTCCTTTGCCTCGAGGATGGTGCGTTCGAGGAGCTCCTCCCCGCCGTGCACGATCTCGTCCACGCAGAGCTTGGTGCAGAGCGTTATTACCTCCATGTAGTCGCACGCCTGCCATGCAAAGGCGTTGTTCACCAGGTACTCGCATCCCTGCGGCGAATGGGCGAGCAGGGCGGAGCCGGCGACGCCGAGCGCCGTCTGGGCAGCGCCATGGAAGGCGCAGCGGAGGTACGGGTCCCGGCACTTCTCCGGCTCCGGCGTCTTCCGTCTACTTCGTCCGTGTTCCATAGAGCATTCCCCGAAAGAGGCGCGATCGCGGTAGATCTTTATTCTCGAGCGCCTGCCGCACCAGGGCGGCGATGTTCCGGATTCCCCGGAAGCCGTACTGGGGCTGGAACCCCGGGTTCATGAGCGTCAGGTTCACCACCGGGCAGGGGGGGAACCGCCCGGAGTTCCCGAAGAAGACGACGTCGTCGTACCCCTGCACGATCGCCTCCAGCTCCTCCTCGGTCTCTTTCGACGAGCGGAAGCTGCCCAGGTGGAAGAGCCCCCTGGTGAGGATGACCTCCGGGTTGACGCCCGTCTCAAGGATGTACTGGATGCTGGGCATCCGCTCCTTGATCGTGTAGGGATGGACGTTGACCACGACCGGGCGGGCGCCGAACTCCTCCGCCATCCGGGCGAGCGAGAGGGCACGGATCGGTCCCGGGAACTCCGATATCTCGATGACGGCGGTCTTTCCCTCGAGGGCGCCTTTGAGGTAGGCCAGATCCGCCTCCACCGCCCGGGTCTCCCGCTCGATCACCTCCAGCGCCCGCTTCTCCAGGCCCAGGGGTCCTGCGATCCCGAGGAGCCACTCCCGTGTCGCCTCCAGCCCGTAGGGCTGCCCCGTGCGGCTGTAGGGGATGCCGAACCGTTCCTGCATCCGGTCGCCCAGCTTCTGCCCCCAGTCGTAGCACCACGAGGCGTTCAGCTCCACCTCGCGGGCATGTTTGATCTGCTCGACGGTGCAGCCGCCCGCGATGACGGCGTTTATTCTGATCCCGACCTCGGAAAGAAGCCGCTCTACCTCGTCCAGGTCCCAGTCGAACTCTGTCGGGGTGGGTCCCCAGCGGGCCCCCAGGATATTGACCGTCCCCTTCATCGTCGTCTTCGGGGGCTCCATGAGATCCATGATGAGCCGGAACGCGTCCTCGTAGCCGCTCCGGAAGTCGCCGCCGAACCCCTCACTGCGGAGCGCCAGCACCCGGCAGCCGACCGTCCTCTCCGCCTCGCGGGCGATGTTCTCGACGTCGTCGCCGATGATCCCGGAGCAGCAGCAGGAGAGGATGACGATGAGGTCGGGGCGATACTTCGCGTACGCCTCCTTCACCGCTTCCAGGAGTTTTCCCTCGCCGCCGTAGATGACGTTGCTCTCGTCGAGGGAGGTGCAGGCGGTGGGTTCGAGGGGAACGCCGCGGATCTCGCAGCACTCCCGCGTCCTGACAAAGTCGGACATATAAAGCGGGCAGCCCGTGGGGCCGTGCACCAGGGGGACCACGTGCCGTATTCCGTTTATCACGTAGTAGGCCGTGAAAAATTTGCACATGGGGGCGTGCGATGCCTGCAATTTGGGGATCATCTCGCCGCTTTCCACGTTCCCCAGCAGTTGCCGCAGGTTGCCGCGAAATACAATGGAATCACTCTGCATGATGCATACACTTGAATTATCGCCCACAGTGAATATAGGTTTGTGGCACCCTGCGAATCCTGAAAACGCCAGGCTATCGTTTACCTCTCCCGGCTAACGGGGTGGCGTCACCGCTATCGCACTCTTCAGCAACCCATTGCCAGCCCATAAACGCATGGCTCACCGGGCAGGGATTCTCCCGATCGGGGCCGCTTGGGACACGATCGCATGAGATGCAGGAATGCCTGCAGCATCGATGGATATGGCATGGGATCGTGCCGATACCACGGCCGGTGCAGCGGGATAGCAATGACGCCCTGCCGCGTTCCTTGACAATTGCATTCGCTCCAGTAGATCCCGCTCAGTCCGCAGATCTGCGGATCCTCACCCTCAAGGGCAGCTTTTTTTAGATTTGAGGGCAATAAAATAGATGATCCATCGCAGCATGAGCGACCCCGCGGGCCAATCCCCCGCCCCGCCCTTCCAGAATAGTGCAGGTCAACAGTTATGGTAGCAATCGAGATCATCCTTGCCGGCGCAGCCGCCCTCGTCCTCATCAGCATCTTCGCCAACAAGATCTCCGAGTGGCTCGGCGTTCCCGCCCTGCTGATCTTCCTCCTGGTCGGCATGCTGGCGGGTTCCGAGGGGCCGGGGGGCATCTACTTCGACGATCCCTTCATCGCCCAGTCGATCGGCGTCGTCGCGCTCGCCTACATCCTCTTCTCCGGCGGTATCGACACCCGCTGGTCCGAGGTCCGCCCGGTGCTCGTCCGCGGCGCGGTGCTCGCCACCGTCGGCGTCCTCCTGACAGCGTTCCTGCTCGGGGCGTTCGCGACCCTGGTGCTGGGTTTCTCCCCGCTGGAGGGGCTTCTCCTGGCCGCCGTCGTCTCCTCGACCGACGCCGCGGCGGTCTTCTCGATCCTGCGGACCCGACGGGCGAGCATGAAGGGTATCCTGCGCCCCTTGCTCGAGCTCGAGTCCGGGAGCAACGACCCGATGGCGATCTTCCTCACCGTCGGCGTCATCTCGCTCATCCTGATCCCCGAGCGGTCCGCGCTCACCCTGGTACCGCTCTTCATCCAGCAGATGGCGGTCGGCGGTCTGTTCGGCTACGGGATGGGGTGGCTGACGGTGCACCTGATCAACCGCCTCAAACTCGAGTTCGAGGGGCTCTACCCGGTGCTCACCCTCACCATGGTGCTGCTGACCTACGGCGTGACGGCGTCGCTGGGGGGGAGCGGATTCATCGCAGTCTACATCTGCGGACTGGTCCTGGGCAACAGCACCTTTGTCCACAAGAACAGCCTGATCCGCTTCCACGAGGGTATCGCCTGGCTGATGCAGATCACGCTCTTCCTGACCCTGGGCCTGCTGGTCTTCCCCTCGCACCTCCTGCCCCTGATCGTCCCGGGGATCCTGATCGCCCTCTTCCTGATCTTCATCGCCCGCCCGGTCGCCGTGCTCCTCTGCCTCCTCCCCTGGCGGATGGACATGCGGGAGAAGGTCATGGTATCCTGGGTGGGGCTGCGGGGC from Methanomicrobiales archaeon encodes:
- a CDS encoding potassium/proton antiporter; translated protein: MVAIEIILAGAAALVLISIFANKISEWLGVPALLIFLLVGMLAGSEGPGGIYFDDPFIAQSIGVVALAYILFSGGIDTRWSEVRPVLVRGAVLATVGVLLTAFLLGAFATLVLGFSPLEGLLLAAVVSSTDAAAVFSILRTRRASMKGILRPLLELESGSNDPMAIFLTVGVISLILIPERSALTLVPLFIQQMAVGGLFGYGMGWLTVHLINRLKLEFEGLYPVLTLTMVLLTYGVTASLGGSGFIAVYICGLVLGNSTFVHKNSLIRFHEGIAWLMQITLFLTLGLLVFPSHLLPLIVPGILIALFLIFIARPVAVLLCLLPWRMDMREKVMVSWVGLRGAVPIVLATFPLLAGVPQADIIFNLVFFIVLISALLHGTSIPLVAQWLDVAAPLRSTRGLAMDIAPESDAPSELIELTVPPGAAVAGKQIVDLGLPPGALIILMEKKSERFVPNGSTVLEAGDNLLILAGGPLADEVRARFSAETPPREATAGEYSAMPKRTDSTANGPLDGEDDLT
- a CDS encoding nitrogenase component 1: MEHGRSRRKTPEPEKCRDPYLRCAFHGAAQTALGVAGSALLAHSPQGCEYLVNNAFAWQACDYMEVITLCTKLCVDEIVHGGEELLERTILEAKDLPISALFVLSACGPEIVGDDIVAVCETLQPELKFRLIPIECAGFRGSQYDGIDIALDAMLKHLVNRSGEKIPNSVCLIAPHANANPTWIADLDWVKGVLAQMGIRVVATLTHRTPLAELEHAASAEASLLLSHDAGQKAADHLSAAHGIEQVCGGIPLPIGMTNTERWLTALGERFDAQKTAESMVVEGERMAMATCRRKWPMARFFYRTPAAIVADATVGIPLVRFVTEDMEMTPDLVALYTSQRSVRDLLERELDDLDLAPTVVYGTDVYRTRQALAETKPKVVFGSTIERHASEGLGVSHVVEVVKMMRQFRMIDREYFGYTGILDLFECVQNEWTMAWRSREKRYEARW
- a CDS encoding nitrogenase component 1, which produces MQSDSIVFRGNLRQLLGNVESGEMIPKLQASHAPMCKFFTAYYVINGIRHVVPLVHGPTGCPLYMSDFVRTRECCEIRGVPLEPTACTSLDESNVIYGGEGKLLEAVKEAYAKYRPDLIVILSCCCSGIIGDDVENIAREAERTVGCRVLALRSEGFGGDFRSGYEDAFRLIMDLMEPPKTTMKGTVNILGARWGPTPTEFDWDLDEVERLLSEVGIRINAVIAGGCTVEQIKHAREVELNASWCYDWGQKLGDRMQERFGIPYSRTGQPYGLEATREWLLGIAGPLGLEKRALEVIERETRAVEADLAYLKGALEGKTAVIEISEFPGPIRALSLARMAEEFGARPVVVNVHPYTIKERMPSIQYILETGVNPEVILTRGLFHLGSFRSSKETEEELEAIVQGYDDVVFFGNSGRFPPCPVVNLTLMNPGFQPQYGFRGIRNIAALVRQALENKDLPRSRLFRGMLYGTRTK